In Desulfosporosinus youngiae DSM 17734, the genomic stretch CTTGCTTTAACCGTTAAGTTGAGTTATTTTTCAATATAGTAGACATAGCCGCTAAAGGAGCCTTTCGTATTGACGAATGCTCCTTTATTTGTTGAACTAAGAATAGTTGCGGATATTTAATTATGAAGCGTGCAATAAGACCTAAGGAAGTGTAATTTGTGTTAATAAAAACTAAAATCGCCCGGCTCCCTAAACACTGGTTGGGCGTAATTCAAGTTACTGGAGCAGCCATACTTTGGGGGACTTCCGCAACCTTAGCTAAACATTTATTCAATAGTGCTGTTTCGGCATTTGATGTAGCTCAAATGAGGCTGACACTATCCTTTGTACTATTATTTTTAGTGCTCTCCGTCTGTAAACCGGAGTTATTGCGTGTCCGAAGGTCCGACCTGGGCTATCTCGCGATTTTTGGCATCGTCGGTTTAGGTTTGCTTCAATTTACCTATCTCTTTGCCCTTAGTTTAACGAATGTGGCAACTGCTCTTTTTTTACAGTATACGGCACCGATCATCATTCTTATCGTTGGGCTATTATTGCGGACAGAAGTCCTCACAGGGATAAAATTGGCGGCGTTGGGTGCCTCAATTGTCGGCGGGTATTTAATTGTTGCCGGTACGGCTTCGGGCTTTGGTCTGAATCCTCTGGGGGTCGTATACGGGCTGGCAGCAGCCTGTACATTTGCTTTCTATTCAATGTATGGGAAACGCGGCCTGAAAACCTATAACTCATGGACACTTTTGGCCTGGGGGATGGGCTTCGGGTCTTTTGTCTGGTGTTTTTACCAATCTCCCTGGACTCTTGCCCTGCGCTATGGAGGATTGGAATGGCTTCAATTTCTTTACATTGCGGTGTTTGCCACAGTATTGCCTTTTGGACTTTATATTAGAGGGCTGCAAAATCTGAGCGCTTTTCGCGCGGGGATGATTGGCATGCTCGAACCTGTCGTCGGCGCCATATCGGCTTTTTTCTTTCTGGGTGAATTACTATCCCTGACTCAAATTTTTGGCAGTAGTTTGATTTTACTGGCAGTGGCCTTGCTCCAAATGAACGCTTTAAAGCAAAGTCGTGATGAGGGCTATGATCGACCGGAGAACGCCCTTCGTGAAGATGGAATCTAAGGTTCACGGCTATTGTCACAGAAGCAGATGATGGATACCCATTCGTAGAAGTAGGTCTTAATAATCCGGATAATCCATAAAACCTTGAAAGGTTCGATTAGTAAAAAGACTGTGTGAAACATAATTCTTAAAATTCAAAGTGGGTACGGGTAATAAGAGGCGTTCTTCTCTCACCATAAACGTGGGATAAGAACGCCTTTCTTTCCTGATTATTCAGACGAAAAAAGGGGCTGTGATAAAACATCAGCAAGTTTTATCACAGCCCCTGGGTGATAAGCGTTAAAGGGATATAACTCTATCCGCATCATGCATCGCTTTAATTAGCAAAGGCATGTCTGTCACTTCTCCTAAGGCAATCCTTTGCCCGATATCGTAAAACTCAAGACAGGTTTTGCAGGCTAAGAGCTTGATTCCTTCCTCATGGAGCCGTTTCAAAGCGTCATGTGCCTCAAATTCCGGCAGCAGTAGTTTTACTCCCCTTTCCATAAACAAAATATGAGTGGGTTTTAAGCTGGCTTCAGCAAGCTTACGAAAAAAGTCCCGCATTAATACTTGTCCAAGGTCCGGATCCTGATGACCTATCTTATCTGTGGAAATAAAATATACAAAGTTTGACACTAAGTAACCCCCTATCAAAAATACCTTACTGCGCTAACTATAAAGGCAATAACTCTGGGAATACTCGCATATGAAGACTATATTCGACAACTTATTCTTAATCTCCTTCATAAACTTTAAAGGAGATAAACCCAAAGATCAAACCCTTTGTTGATAATCCCAGTGAATGTTTGGAGCATTTATTCAGCTCCAGCATATGCTATCAATACACACTAAGAATGATGAATTTTAACGAAA encodes the following:
- a CDS encoding EamA family transporter, which gives rise to MLIKTKIARLPKHWLGVIQVTGAAILWGTSATLAKHLFNSAVSAFDVAQMRLTLSFVLLFLVLSVCKPELLRVRRSDLGYLAIFGIVGLGLLQFTYLFALSLTNVATALFLQYTAPIIILIVGLLLRTEVLTGIKLAALGASIVGGYLIVAGTASGFGLNPLGVVYGLAAACTFAFYSMYGKRGLKTYNSWTLLAWGMGFGSFVWCFYQSPWTLALRYGGLEWLQFLYIAVFATVLPFGLYIRGLQNLSAFRAGMIGMLEPVVGAISAFFFLGELLSLTQIFGSSLILLAVALLQMNALKQSRDEGYDRPENALREDGI
- a CDS encoding DsrE family protein, which gives rise to MSNFVYFISTDKIGHQDPDLGQVLMRDFFRKLAEASLKPTHILFMERGVKLLLPEFEAHDALKRLHEEGIKLLACKTCLEFYDIGQRIALGEVTDMPLLIKAMHDADRVISL